In Eriocheir sinensis breed Jianghai 21 chromosome 29, ASM2467909v1, whole genome shotgun sequence, a single genomic region encodes these proteins:
- the LOC127005072 gene encoding putative neutral sphingomyelinase isoform X1 produces the protein MTVSERAQKDSSMAVEIKVLTLNVWGIPGISKDREARIEAIIQQLVTGNEEYDFVFLQEVWSKADYHIIASKVNKLLPFSHTFYSGCMGSGLCVLSRSPITEVHFHRFALNGYPHKMLHGDWWGGKGVALCRTTRHGVPILLANTHFISSPLPSKGVCTRLCGSGPGKEVEEERIPIVNKFHAEYDPRNDEYVHHRLTQAFETSELIRFAKKSEEVLIFAGDFNCTPTDFAYRMVKFYAGLVDTYTDSPSKTPGSCGETNLTPANSYTNVKTLLTNPSGNRIDYIFYQASATHKVKTKLCDQPWPQRVPQRDFSFSDHEAVRAVLTLTPVKDEDVSESITELQAQTDALLEGSAVCEQGMKKVACNRRIYLTLAGLVLALELVYLAVLSLDLSVGALVGLSLLSMAGMLLLAFLLHMGTVFSHLEYSGVQATRLAIRCHLEKLTERNAQVEQERKRTSSFIK, from the exons ATGACCGTCTCCGAGCGTGCCCAGAAGGACTCCAGCATGGCCGTGGAGATCAAGGTCCTCACACTCAATGTCTG GGGCATCCCGGGCATCTCCAAGGACCGTGAGGCGCGCATCGAGGCCATCATCCAGCAGCTGGTGACGGGGAACGAGGAGTATGACTTTGTGTTCCTGCAGGAGGTGTGGTCCAAGGCCGACTACCACATCATAGCATCCAAG gTGAACAAGCTGCTGCCCTTCTCCCACACCTTCTACAGCGGGTGCATGGGGTCCGGCCTGTGCGTGCTCTCTCGCTCCCCCATCACAGAGGTCCACTTCCACCGCTTCGCCCTCAACGGCTACCCCCACAAGATGCTGCATGGGGACTGGTGGGGTGGCAAGGGGGTGGCCCTGTGCCGCACCACCCGCCATGGAGTGCCGATCCTGCTGGCGAACACCCAC tTCATAAGCTCCCCGCTCCCAAGCAAGGGTGTGTGCACCCGCCTGTGTGGCTCAGGCccagggaaggaggtggaggaggagaggattccCATAGTGAATAAA TTCCACGCTGAGTACGACCCGCGGAATGACGAGTACGTGCACCACAGACTCACGCAGGCCTTCGAGACGTCCGAGCTGATCCGCTTTGCCAAGAAGTCCGAGGAGGTGCTCATCTTCGCCGGCGACTTCAACTGCACACCCACCGACTTCGCCTACAGGATGGTGAAGTTCTATGCAGGCTTGGTGGACACATACACCGACAGTCCTTCTAAG ACCCCCGGCTCATGTGGGGAGACCAACCTGACGCCGGCCAACAGCTACACCAACGTCAAGACTCTGCTCACCAACCCCTCCGGCAACAGGATCGACTACATCTTCTACCAGGCCTCCGCCACACACAAG GTGAAGACCAAGTTGTGTGACCAGCCATGGCCGCAGCGAGTGCCACAGCGGGACTTCAGCTTCTCCGACCACGAGGCTGTGCGTGCCGTCCTCACCCTCACCCCTGTGAAAG ACGAGGACGTGAGTGAAAGTATCACTGAGCTTCAGGCGCAAACCGACGCACTGCTGGAGGGGTCAGCAGTGTGCGAGCAGGGCATGAAGAAGGTGGCATGCAACAGGCGGATCTACCTCACCCTGGCCGGCCTGGTGCTGGCACTGGAGCTTGTCTACCTGGCCGTGCTCTCCCTGGACCTCTCCGTGGGGGCGCTGGTGGGCCTGTCCTTGCTCTCCATGGCTGGCATGCTGCTGCtggccttcctcctccacatGGGCACGGTGTTCAGCCACCTGGAGTACAGCGGCGTCCAGGCCACTCGACTAGCCATCAGGTGCCACCTCGAGAAGCTAACGGAGAGGAACGCGCAAGTGGAGCAGGAGAGGAAACGCACGTCATCTTTCATCAAGTAG
- the LOC127005072 gene encoding putative neutral sphingomyelinase isoform X2: protein MTVSERAQKDSSMAVEIKVLTLNVWGIPGISKDREARIEAIIQQLVTGNEEYDFVFLQEVWSKADYHIIASKVNKLLPFSHTFYSGCMGSGLCVLSRSPITEVHFHRFALNGYPHKMLHGDWWGGKGVALCRTTRHGVPILLANTHFHAEYDPRNDEYVHHRLTQAFETSELIRFAKKSEEVLIFAGDFNCTPTDFAYRMVKFYAGLVDTYTDSPSKTPGSCGETNLTPANSYTNVKTLLTNPSGNRIDYIFYQASATHKVKTKLCDQPWPQRVPQRDFSFSDHEAVRAVLTLTPVKDEDVSESITELQAQTDALLEGSAVCEQGMKKVACNRRIYLTLAGLVLALELVYLAVLSLDLSVGALVGLSLLSMAGMLLLAFLLHMGTVFSHLEYSGVQATRLAIRCHLEKLTERNAQVEQERKRTSSFIK, encoded by the exons ATGACCGTCTCCGAGCGTGCCCAGAAGGACTCCAGCATGGCCGTGGAGATCAAGGTCCTCACACTCAATGTCTG GGGCATCCCGGGCATCTCCAAGGACCGTGAGGCGCGCATCGAGGCCATCATCCAGCAGCTGGTGACGGGGAACGAGGAGTATGACTTTGTGTTCCTGCAGGAGGTGTGGTCCAAGGCCGACTACCACATCATAGCATCCAAG gTGAACAAGCTGCTGCCCTTCTCCCACACCTTCTACAGCGGGTGCATGGGGTCCGGCCTGTGCGTGCTCTCTCGCTCCCCCATCACAGAGGTCCACTTCCACCGCTTCGCCCTCAACGGCTACCCCCACAAGATGCTGCATGGGGACTGGTGGGGTGGCAAGGGGGTGGCCCTGTGCCGCACCACCCGCCATGGAGTGCCGATCCTGCTGGCGAACACCCAC TTCCACGCTGAGTACGACCCGCGGAATGACGAGTACGTGCACCACAGACTCACGCAGGCCTTCGAGACGTCCGAGCTGATCCGCTTTGCCAAGAAGTCCGAGGAGGTGCTCATCTTCGCCGGCGACTTCAACTGCACACCCACCGACTTCGCCTACAGGATGGTGAAGTTCTATGCAGGCTTGGTGGACACATACACCGACAGTCCTTCTAAG ACCCCCGGCTCATGTGGGGAGACCAACCTGACGCCGGCCAACAGCTACACCAACGTCAAGACTCTGCTCACCAACCCCTCCGGCAACAGGATCGACTACATCTTCTACCAGGCCTCCGCCACACACAAG GTGAAGACCAAGTTGTGTGACCAGCCATGGCCGCAGCGAGTGCCACAGCGGGACTTCAGCTTCTCCGACCACGAGGCTGTGCGTGCCGTCCTCACCCTCACCCCTGTGAAAG ACGAGGACGTGAGTGAAAGTATCACTGAGCTTCAGGCGCAAACCGACGCACTGCTGGAGGGGTCAGCAGTGTGCGAGCAGGGCATGAAGAAGGTGGCATGCAACAGGCGGATCTACCTCACCCTGGCCGGCCTGGTGCTGGCACTGGAGCTTGTCTACCTGGCCGTGCTCTCCCTGGACCTCTCCGTGGGGGCGCTGGTGGGCCTGTCCTTGCTCTCCATGGCTGGCATGCTGCTGCtggccttcctcctccacatGGGCACGGTGTTCAGCCACCTGGAGTACAGCGGCGTCCAGGCCACTCGACTAGCCATCAGGTGCCACCTCGAGAAGCTAACGGAGAGGAACGCGCAAGTGGAGCAGGAGAGGAAACGCACGTCATCTTTCATCAAGTAG